One genomic region from Anaerolineales bacterium encodes:
- a CDS encoding LuxR C-terminal-related transcriptional regulator, which yields MWFHRWLRPERIRSFLEPASARRERYRVAERSAVWGGEDKHAAASDLQKDAGKSNRPISRQASSNGHLIFETDSELSTQLWLAARLQDVTPETLVGDLLVRGLEQEAFRTRAEAALGTLTPREQEIAWLTAQGHTNRQIAEDLVISPETVKTHMRHVLDKFSVNSKADLRLLFVDLGVRWWER from the coding sequence GTGTGGTTTCATCGTTGGTTGCGGCCGGAACGAATTCGCAGTTTCCTCGAGCCTGCCTCGGCGCGGCGCGAGCGATACCGGGTCGCCGAGCGGTCGGCGGTTTGGGGCGGAGAAGACAAGCATGCGGCGGCATCCGACCTTCAAAAAGACGCCGGGAAAAGCAACCGGCCGATATCGCGGCAGGCTTCGAGTAACGGGCACCTGATTTTCGAGACGGACAGCGAACTCTCTACCCAATTGTGGTTGGCGGCGCGCCTGCAGGACGTCACCCCGGAGACGTTGGTGGGCGACCTGCTCGTGCGCGGCCTCGAGCAGGAAGCGTTCCGCACCCGGGCGGAAGCCGCGCTGGGCACACTCACGCCGCGCGAGCAGGAAATCGCCTGGCTCACGGCGCAAGGCCACACCAATCGCCAAATCGCCGAGGATCTGGTGATCTCGCCCGAAACCGTCAAGACGCACATGCGTCACGTGCTGGATAAGTTCAGCGTGAACAGCAAGGCCGATCTGCGCCTGCTCTTCGTCGATCTGGGCGTGCGCTGGTGGGAGCGCTGA
- a CDS encoding AAC(3) family N-acetyltransferase, translated as MREGKLIEATPGPRTRASLADDLRRLGLRAGTTVLVHSSLHALGWVCGGPVAVVQALMDAITPDGTLVMPTHSGDLSDPALWKNPPVPESWWPTIRQTMPAYDPRTTPTRGMGRIVEVFRTWPGVRRSAHPATSFAAWGSQAAFVTENHLLDYEMGETSPLARVYDLDGRVLLLGVGYDSNTSFHLAEYRLPNPKPSRQGAPIIENGRRVWKEFDDIEIDDDPFGQIGADFEAAGSVLEGKVGSAVSLLFSQRKAVDFALQWLRGRA; from the coding sequence ATGCGTGAAGGTAAGCTGATCGAGGCGACTCCCGGGCCGCGCACGCGAGCGTCCCTGGCGGACGACCTGCGCCGCCTGGGTCTTCGGGCGGGCACGACCGTTCTGGTGCACAGTTCGCTGCATGCGTTGGGTTGGGTCTGCGGCGGTCCGGTCGCTGTGGTCCAGGCGTTGATGGACGCGATCACGCCCGACGGCACGCTGGTGATGCCCACACATTCCGGCGACCTCAGCGATCCTGCCCTGTGGAAGAACCCGCCCGTCCCCGAAAGCTGGTGGCCGACGATTCGCCAGACCATGCCCGCATACGATCCGCGCACGACGCCCACGCGGGGGATGGGGCGCATCGTCGAGGTTTTTCGCACGTGGCCCGGCGTACGGCGCAGCGCCCATCCGGCGACATCGTTTGCCGCCTGGGGCTCGCAGGCCGCCTTCGTGACGGAAAACCATCTCCTGGATTACGAGATGGGGGAGACATCACCGCTTGCGCGTGTTTACGATCTCGACGGCCGGGTGCTGCTCCTGGGCGTAGGCTACGACAGCAATACCTCGTTTCACCTCGCTGAGTATCGCTTGCCCAACCCCAAGCCCTCACGGCAGGGTGCGCCGATCATCGAGAACGGCCGGCGCGTCTGGAAGGAATTCGACGACATCGAAATCGACGATGATCCGTTCGGGCAGATCGGTGCGGATTTCGAGGCGGCCGGCAGCGTGCTCGAGGGCAAGGTGGGCTCGGCAGTTTCCCTGCTATTTTCACAGCGCAAGGCCGTTGACTTTGCCCTGCAGTGGCTGCGGGGTCGCGCCTGA
- a CDS encoding YIP1 family protein yields the protein MLTDRIIGAFTFRKGVYAEVESDTTFTTTAWTIVAVVSFLVNIASHAQSNIFKWLVAAVVGTIISVVGFAIAAWVIDWVGRTVFYAEVTFDELVRTLGLAYVWQIVGVLGIFHALGILTCVTGLVQLATAILGLAAWLVAAKEALDLEWVQTAVTVVIGWIIIFVFTFITGAILGLLGVAARAVVS from the coding sequence ATGCTTACGGATCGGATTATCGGCGCGTTCACATTTCGCAAAGGCGTTTACGCCGAAGTCGAGAGTGATACGACCTTCACCACAACGGCCTGGACGATCGTTGCGGTCGTTTCTTTCCTCGTCAACATCGCATCCCACGCACAGAGCAACATATTCAAGTGGTTGGTTGCTGCAGTGGTTGGTACGATCATCTCTGTCGTTGGCTTCGCCATCGCTGCCTGGGTGATCGATTGGGTAGGCCGCACGGTTTTCTACGCCGAGGTAACGTTCGACGAATTGGTGCGCACGCTCGGTCTGGCTTATGTGTGGCAAATCGTAGGTGTACTTGGAATTTTCCACGCCCTGGGAATTCTTACCTGTGTTACAGGACTGGTTCAGTTAGCGACTGCGATCCTCGGACTGGCTGCCTGGCTCGTGGCGGCAAAGGAAGCCCTGGATCTGGAATGGGTCCAAACCGCGGTCACCGTGGTGATCGGTTGGATCATCATCTTCGTGTTCACCTTCATCACTGGCGCCATCCTTGGCCTTCTGGGTGTTGCTGCTCGCGCTGTGGTGAGTTAA
- a CDS encoding lysophospholipid acyltransferase family protein → MATSRIRSPQWIVASPKSNYNQAVSRISRPHLQFPFTRWVFNTLFRLLTRRTFDGIDNLPGSPPYIVVANHLSYFDAPLLFTALKVPRITGWAAEKYEHHPLFGPFVSLHGGVFIQRGKVDRQALSAAVDRLRNGYVFGIAPEGTRSKTGALARGKTGTAYLAHEANVPIVPTAVVGTDKALRTLLRLRRPRVGVRIGKPFRLPPLNEATRAADLRRNTDEIMCRIAALLPPSYRGVYANYPRLKELLGEAAPQAQEAE, encoded by the coding sequence ATGGCGACCTCCCGAATCAGATCTCCCCAATGGATTGTAGCATCGCCGAAAAGCAACTACAATCAGGCAGTGTCCAGAATTTCGAGGCCTCACCTGCAATTTCCTTTTACCCGCTGGGTTTTCAACACCCTCTTTCGGCTGCTCACGCGGCGCACGTTCGACGGAATCGACAATCTGCCCGGCTCCCCGCCGTACATCGTCGTGGCCAATCATCTCAGCTACTTCGACGCCCCATTGCTCTTCACGGCCCTCAAAGTGCCGCGAATTACCGGCTGGGCCGCGGAGAAATACGAGCATCACCCGCTCTTCGGACCCTTCGTGAGCCTGCACGGCGGCGTTTTCATCCAACGCGGCAAGGTGGATCGTCAGGCGCTCTCCGCCGCCGTGGACCGGCTGCGGAATGGCTACGTGTTCGGAATCGCCCCGGAAGGGACGCGCAGCAAAACGGGCGCTTTGGCGCGCGGCAAGACCGGCACTGCCTACCTGGCGCACGAAGCGAACGTCCCCATCGTCCCTACGGCCGTCGTGGGCACCGACAAAGCCCTGCGCACCTTGCTGCGCCTGCGTCGTCCCCGTGTCGGTGTGCGCATCGGCAAACCTTTCCGTTTGCCCCCGCTGAACGAAGCGACTCGCGCCGCCGACCTGCGTCGCAACACCGATGAGATCATGTGCCGCATCGCCGCCCTGCTGCCCCCTTCCTATCGCGGCGTGTACGCCAATTATCCCCGTCTCAAAGAACTGCTCGGCGAAGCTGCTCCGCAAGCGCAGGAAGCCGAATAA
- a CDS encoding DNA polymerase domain-containing protein, producing MVPAFGWIFDIYPAAEGMAVWLLDEDGRAHLLRDTFTPCFYVRGPRQELRAVCRMLRGQRAPVTLRRTERLDLFLDRAVEVLEVGVRIPGLLRRLFLQTAEFRPDLTYYDADISLPQRYALARDVFPLAYCAVEQEGERIRHIEALDSPWEIDYRLPPLRVMTLQLVDQSRDPGRGHRGDLLVEIAGETFRFPRSKGRELLLGVRHLLERFDPDALVSTYGDNYILPRLLDLSRHYGIPLPLNRDRTKTVQRKSASSYFSYGRVVFRNEQHTLFGRWHLDRQNAFLSNDYGMDGILEISRLTNLPVQTTARVSTGTGISAMQVNTALRRGVMVPWQKRQPETFKSGNDLRLADKGGLVYTPILGLHEHVAELDFTAMYPSIMVHFNISPETVGATCCPGEEIPELGTRVCRHRQGLVPETLAPLLEKRKRYKALIRQLPGDDPRVEAYRRRYSAHKWLLVTCFGYLGYKNARFGRIEAHEAVNAYGREVLLRTKELVEARGFRVLHLYVDGLWIHKPGAQQRPDYEALLEDIHAETGLQIGLEGVYRWLAFLPSRTEPRVTVANRYFGAYEDGSLKIRGIEARRRDTPPYIKQTQLEMLDILAQGEDASGFRAAMPAAVACAARRLRRLRAGGVPVNELVVTHRLSRRPEEYVVRTVAARVAVELANRGVELSPGERLRFLLVPGPEKARAWEHIEGEIAYDREAYSELMLRAVESVFAAVGVDRATLETWLLANAGYWGPPGVLPPPGADIRMPLLAQSNFIWVGKRSTGVREQDTQVRSRLPVLSASRERLLLRPVGTSP from the coding sequence ATGGTACCCGCTTTCGGCTGGATCTTCGACATCTATCCCGCCGCGGAGGGCATGGCCGTGTGGCTGCTCGACGAGGACGGCCGCGCTCACTTGCTGCGCGACACGTTCACGCCCTGCTTCTACGTGCGCGGGCCGCGGCAGGAACTGCGCGCCGTCTGCCGCATGCTGCGCGGGCAGCGCGCGCCGGTGACCCTGCGGCGCACGGAGCGCCTGGATCTGTTCCTCGATCGCGCCGTGGAGGTGCTCGAGGTCGGCGTGCGCATCCCCGGGTTGTTGCGGCGCCTGTTTCTTCAAACGGCTGAGTTTCGTCCCGACCTGACCTATTACGACGCCGACATCTCGCTGCCGCAGCGTTACGCTTTGGCGCGCGACGTTTTCCCGCTGGCGTACTGCGCCGTCGAACAGGAGGGGGAACGAATCCGGCACATCGAGGCGTTGGACAGCCCCTGGGAGATCGATTACCGTCTGCCGCCGCTGCGGGTGATGACGCTGCAGCTCGTCGACCAGAGCCGCGACCCGGGGCGCGGCCACCGCGGCGATTTGCTGGTGGAGATCGCCGGGGAGACGTTCCGCTTCCCGCGCAGCAAGGGCCGCGAGCTGCTGCTGGGCGTGCGCCATCTGCTCGAGCGCTTCGATCCCGACGCACTGGTCAGCACCTACGGCGACAACTACATCCTGCCGCGCTTGCTCGATCTCTCCCGGCATTACGGCATTCCCCTGCCGCTCAACCGCGACCGCACGAAAACGGTGCAGCGCAAATCGGCCTCTTCCTATTTCTCCTACGGCCGGGTGGTCTTCCGCAACGAGCAGCACACGCTTTTCGGCCGCTGGCACCTCGATCGCCAGAATGCTTTCCTCTCCAATGACTACGGCATGGACGGTATCCTCGAAATCTCGCGCCTGACCAACCTGCCCGTGCAAACCACGGCGCGCGTCTCCACCGGCACCGGCATCAGCGCCATGCAGGTCAACACCGCCCTGCGGCGCGGCGTGATGGTGCCCTGGCAGAAACGCCAGCCCGAAACGTTCAAGAGCGGCAACGACCTGCGCCTGGCGGACAAGGGCGGCCTGGTCTACACGCCCATCCTCGGCCTGCACGAACACGTCGCCGAACTCGATTTCACCGCCATGTATCCCAGCATCATGGTGCACTTCAACATCTCGCCCGAGACCGTCGGGGCAACGTGCTGCCCCGGAGAAGAGATCCCCGAGCTGGGAACCCGCGTGTGCCGCCACCGCCAGGGCCTGGTGCCGGAGACGCTGGCGCCGCTGCTCGAGAAACGCAAGCGCTACAAGGCGCTCATCCGCCAGCTGCCCGGAGACGACCCGCGGGTCGAGGCCTACCGCCGGCGCTATTCGGCCCACAAATGGCTCCTGGTGACCTGTTTCGGTTATCTGGGCTACAAGAACGCCCGCTTCGGGCGCATCGAGGCGCACGAGGCGGTCAACGCCTACGGCCGCGAGGTGCTGCTGCGCACCAAGGAGCTGGTCGAGGCGCGCGGCTTTCGCGTGCTGCACCTGTACGTCGATGGTCTCTGGATCCACAAACCCGGCGCGCAGCAGCGCCCGGATTACGAAGCGCTGCTCGAAGATATACACGCCGAGACCGGTCTGCAGATCGGCCTGGAGGGCGTCTACCGCTGGTTGGCGTTTCTGCCCTCGCGCACCGAGCCGCGCGTGACGGTGGCCAACCGCTACTTTGGCGCCTACGAGGACGGCTCGTTGAAAATTCGCGGCATCGAGGCCCGCCGCCGCGACACGCCGCCCTACATCAAGCAGACCCAGCTCGAGATGCTTGACATCCTGGCGCAGGGGGAAGACGCCAGCGGTTTCCGCGCCGCCATGCCCGCCGCGGTGGCCTGCGCCGCCCGGCGCCTGCGCCGGCTGCGCGCCGGCGGCGTGCCGGTGAACGAGTTGGTCGTCACCCACCGTCTCTCGCGCCGGCCGGAGGAATACGTCGTGCGCACGGTTGCCGCCCGCGTCGCCGTAGAGTTGGCCAACCGGGGCGTGGAACTCAGCCCCGGCGAGCGGCTGCGCTTCTTGCTCGTCCCCGGGCCGGAAAAAGCGCGCGCCTGGGAACACATCGAGGGCGAGATTGCCTACGATCGGGAAGCCTACAGCGAGCTCATGCTGCGCGCCGTCGAGAGCGTCTTTGCCGCCGTCGGTGTCGACCGGGCCACGTTGGAAACCTGGCTGTTGGCCAACGCCGGCTACTGGGGCCCACCGGGGGTATTGCCGCCGCCTGGCGCGGACATCCGCATGCCGTTGTTGGCGCAAAGCAATTTCATCTGGGTTGGGAAACGAAGTACAGGGGTTCGGGAGCAGGACACGCAGGTCCGATCCCGTCTTCCGGTGTTAAGCGCAAGTCGCGAGCGGTTGCTGCTGCGGCCAGTGGGGACATCGCCATGA